The following are from one region of the Chiloscyllium punctatum isolate Juve2018m chromosome 46, sChiPun1.3, whole genome shotgun sequence genome:
- the qtrt1 gene encoding queuine tRNA-ribosyltransferase catalytic subunit 1 isoform X1, whose translation MSPAPGPGAPSASASASAPLRVVSRRECPVSRARLLQLELPHGELQTPVFMPVGTQGTLKGIAVRQLEALGCSILLGNTYHLGARPGPELISKANGLHGFMNWKRALLTDSGGFQMVSLVELAEVTEQGVRFSSPYDGKEILLTPEKSIEIQNALGSDIMMQLDDVVSSTVSGPRVEEAMYRSIRWLDRCIAANKNPEQQNLFAIIQGGLDAELRKKCLTEMIKRDVSGFAIGGLSGGEEKDNFWRMVTLSTEYLPREKPRYLMGVGYATDLVVCVALGCDMFDCVFPTRTARFGSALVPWGSLQLKNRQYAKDFKPIDEDCDCPTCKRYTRAYLHALFRNDTAALHHITIHNIAYQLNLMCSIRESIRQGQFPVFIQQFMKRMYGSKEQYPCWAVEALSTVNVQLE comes from the exons ATGTCCCCGGCCCCAGGCCCAGGCGCGCCCTCAGCCTCAGCCTCAGCCTCGGCCCCGCTGCGGGTCGTGAGCCGCCGCGAGTGCCCGGTGAGCCGGGCCCGGCTCCTGCAGCTCGAGCTGCCGCACGGGGAGCTCCAGACCCCGGTCTTTATGCCGGTCGGAACCCAGGGAACCCTCAAAGGCATCGCCGTGAGGCAGCTCGAGGCCCTGGGCTGCAGCATCCTCCTCGGGAACACATACCACCTGGGGGCCCGCCCG GGGCCAGAACTTATCTCAAAAGCCAATGGGCTGCATGGTTTTATGAACTGGAAGAGAGCGCTTCTAACA GACAGTGGTGGGTTTCAGATGGTGTCTTTAGTGGAATTGGCTGAAGTAACAGAACAAGGAGTACGATTCTCTTCTCCTTATGATGGAAAGGAAATTCTTCTGACACCTGAAAAATCGATTGAAATACAGAATGCTCTTG GTTCAGACATCATGATGCAGTTGGACGATGTTGTGAGCAGCACAGTATCTGGGCCGAGAGTTGAGGAAGCCATGTACAG GTCTATTCGCTGGTTGGATCGCTGCATTGCAGCAAATAAGAACCCTGAGCAACAGAATCTGTTTGCTATTATTCAGGGCGGCCTGGATGCTGAACTGCGTAAGAAATGTCTGACAG AGATGATTAAGCGTGATGTCTCTGGATTTGCCATTGGGGGACTTAGTGGTGGGGAAGAGAAGGATAATTTCTGGAGAATGGTGACACTCAGCACAGAGTATCTCCCACGAGAGAAGCCACGTTACCTGATGGGAGTGGG ATATGCAACAGATCTTGTGGTTTGTGTGGCTCTGGGTTGTGACATGTTTGATTGTGTGTTTCCCACACGGACAGCG CGATTTGGGTCCGCGCTTGTTCCTTGGGGTTCTCTGCAACTGAAAAACAGGCAGTATGCCAAGGATTTCAAACCCATCGATGAGGATTGTGACTGTCCGACGTGTAAGAG ATACACTCGAGCATATCTACACGCCCTGTTCAGGAATGACACTGCTGCCCTCCATCACATCACCATCCACAACATTGCCTACCAG TTGAACCTGATGTGTTCAATTCGTGAGAGTATTCGGCAGGGACAATTTCCAGTCTTCATTCAGCAGTTCATGAAGCGAATGTATGGAAGTAAAGAGCAATACCCATGCTGGGCTGTTGAAGCACTCAGCACAGTCAATGTTCAACTGGAATAG
- the qtrt1 gene encoding queuine tRNA-ribosyltransferase catalytic subunit 1 isoform X2 codes for MSPAPGPGAPSASASASAPLRVVSRRECPVSRARLLQLELPHGELQTPVFMPVGTQGTLKGIAVRQLEALGCSILLGNTYHLGARPGPELISKANGLHGFMNWKRALLTDSGGFQMVSLVELAEVTEQGVRFSSPYDGKEILLTPEKSIEIQNALGSDIMMQLDDVVSSTVSGPRVEEAMYRSIRWLDRCIAANKNPEQQNLFAIIQGGLDAELRKKCLTEMIKRDVSGFAIGGLSGGEEKDNFWRMVTLSTEYLPREKPRYLMGVGYATDLVVCVALGCDMFDCVFPTRTARFGSALVPWGSLQLKNRQYAKDFKPIDEDCDCPTCKS; via the exons ATGTCCCCGGCCCCAGGCCCAGGCGCGCCCTCAGCCTCAGCCTCAGCCTCGGCCCCGCTGCGGGTCGTGAGCCGCCGCGAGTGCCCGGTGAGCCGGGCCCGGCTCCTGCAGCTCGAGCTGCCGCACGGGGAGCTCCAGACCCCGGTCTTTATGCCGGTCGGAACCCAGGGAACCCTCAAAGGCATCGCCGTGAGGCAGCTCGAGGCCCTGGGCTGCAGCATCCTCCTCGGGAACACATACCACCTGGGGGCCCGCCCG GGGCCAGAACTTATCTCAAAAGCCAATGGGCTGCATGGTTTTATGAACTGGAAGAGAGCGCTTCTAACA GACAGTGGTGGGTTTCAGATGGTGTCTTTAGTGGAATTGGCTGAAGTAACAGAACAAGGAGTACGATTCTCTTCTCCTTATGATGGAAAGGAAATTCTTCTGACACCTGAAAAATCGATTGAAATACAGAATGCTCTTG GTTCAGACATCATGATGCAGTTGGACGATGTTGTGAGCAGCACAGTATCTGGGCCGAGAGTTGAGGAAGCCATGTACAG GTCTATTCGCTGGTTGGATCGCTGCATTGCAGCAAATAAGAACCCTGAGCAACAGAATCTGTTTGCTATTATTCAGGGCGGCCTGGATGCTGAACTGCGTAAGAAATGTCTGACAG AGATGATTAAGCGTGATGTCTCTGGATTTGCCATTGGGGGACTTAGTGGTGGGGAAGAGAAGGATAATTTCTGGAGAATGGTGACACTCAGCACAGAGTATCTCCCACGAGAGAAGCCACGTTACCTGATGGGAGTGGG ATATGCAACAGATCTTGTGGTTTGTGTGGCTCTGGGTTGTGACATGTTTGATTGTGTGTTTCCCACACGGACAGCG CGATTTGGGTCCGCGCTTGTTCCTTGGGGTTCTCTGCAACTGAAAAACAGGCAGTATGCCAAGGATTTCAAACCCATCGATGAGGATTGTGACTGTCCGACGTGTAAGAG TTGA